Proteins found in one Paenibacillus borealis genomic segment:
- a CDS encoding citrate transporter, producing the protein MQIIGILLVFIVFVGLMMTRKLTTLLALPMMAILLAAIAGIPLLSDNPDTFTITKGVLAGGAMKLSTAIAGLIFGAWFGQILSKVGITKTIIRKAAELAGDKPLAIAIIFFLAASVIFSAANGLGMVILVGTIAIPIMLTAGLKPFVSGLVVLLANAVGVVFNVSTWAIYTDVLKVPTNTIASYSLICAVPLIVIALIMIVYYTRKDGKVRRAWAMPLKPEFQAQDTKNVRAIALISPLVPVLLVFFLKVDIVSAVFMGAVVTLLLATPKRPIHVLSSALVEGIQDVAGALGLMIGIGMLLSAVTAPPVALLIQPLIEGIIPTSPLMYILVFTLLSPLAIYRGPLNVWGLGSGIAALIVAGGMAPVAAMLALRIVSNLQAVSDPTNSHNVWIADYTKTDIIETLRKTLPWMFAAVMISMIIAGLTVF; encoded by the coding sequence GTGCAGATTATCGGCATTTTACTAGTATTCATTGTGTTTGTGGGCCTGATGATGACCCGCAAGCTGACCACGCTGCTCGCCCTGCCGATGATGGCGATACTGCTGGCGGCGATCGCGGGCATCCCGCTCCTGTCCGATAACCCGGACACCTTCACCATCACCAAGGGTGTGCTCGCCGGCGGGGCCATGAAGCTGTCTACCGCCATCGCAGGACTGATCTTCGGCGCCTGGTTCGGCCAGATTCTCAGCAAGGTCGGCATCACGAAGACCATTATCCGCAAGGCGGCGGAGCTGGCCGGTGACAAGCCGCTGGCAATCGCCATTATTTTTTTCCTCGCTGCGTCTGTAATCTTCTCGGCTGCCAACGGACTGGGTATGGTCATTCTCGTCGGAACGATCGCTATTCCGATTATGCTGACCGCCGGGCTTAAGCCTTTTGTCAGCGGCCTTGTTGTCCTGCTGGCCAATGCGGTCGGCGTAGTCTTCAATGTCTCCACCTGGGCCATATATACCGACGTGCTTAAGGTGCCAACGAACACGATTGCTTCGTATTCACTGATCTGCGCCGTTCCGCTGATTGTCATTGCCTTGATTATGATCGTCTATTATACCCGCAAAGACGGCAAGGTCCGCCGCGCCTGGGCCATGCCTCTTAAGCCGGAATTCCAGGCTCAGGATACCAAGAACGTAAGAGCCATTGCGCTCATCAGCCCGCTTGTTCCGGTGCTGCTGGTATTTTTCCTGAAGGTTGATATTGTCTCTGCAGTCTTCATGGGGGCGGTTGTCACCCTGCTGCTCGCCACACCGAAGCGTCCGATCCATGTGCTGTCGAGTGCGCTGGTGGAGGGGATTCAGGATGTGGCCGGTGCGCTCGGCCTGATGATCGGGATCGGGATGCTGCTCAGCGCGGTAACTGCTCCTCCGGTGGCGTTGTTGATTCAGCCGCTGATTGAAGGCATTATTCCAACCAGTCCGCTGATGTACATTCTTGTCTTCACCCTGCTGTCCCCGCTTGCGATTTACCGTGGACCGCTTAACGTTTGGGGGCTCGGCAGCGGAATCGCAGCACTGATTGTTGCCGGAGGCATGGCACCAGTTGCGGCTATGCTGGCACTGCGTATCGTGAGCAATCTGCAGGCTGTCAGCGATCCGACCAACTCGCACAATGTCTGGATCGCCGACTACACCAAGACAGATATTATTGAGACGCTGCGCAAGACACTGCCATGGATGTTCGCGGCTGTGATGATCTCGATGATTATCGCGGGTCTGACCGTTTTCTAG
- a CDS encoding hydantoinase/oxoprolinase family protein: MNNKQIRIGIDVGGTFTDAVAIDNETFEVLSKVKMPTTHHDKRGVASGIVQIIQRVMSENAILPGDIKFIAHGTTQATNALLEGDVARVGIVGMGTGLDARSARSETNVANIELAAGKYLTTYHKFIDSKELTAATIDEAIDQLLAQGAEVIVASEAYSVDDPANELIVMEAARSRGVYATGGHEISQLYGLKTRTRTAVVNASLIPKMMETANMTEQAVKEAGITSQLMIMRCDGGVMSIDEVRKRPILTMLSGLAAGVAGALMYEKISDGIFFEVGGTSVDISVIKNGKVMIENAQVGGHKTYLRSLDVRTLAVAGGSMIQIGGGKITDVGPRSAHIAGLEYECFTGKENLEQPAIGLVSPREGDPDYVTVRSAGGHEYALTLAGAANLLNHVPEEDYARGNMESTRIAWQALGAHLGMSAEDAARAAIDIAIRKVMAVVNQMISDYELDTGFITLVGGGGSGAVLVPAMAAKEGFKHQIANNAPYISTIGVGMAMVREQIEKTVVGATERDIKLIRAEIMEKIVQSGANEATVDVTIEIDSQRNILRAIATGSTELRSKDLASREVPVNELMLTAAEALGQPADKTELKAASGRWFLFESSEIKKSMFGLVKKKLSHIGVLDREGVVRFKKTNAYHLAFLKKNMADRFASFLEENTIYSDANATIPKTFVFYKEKMLDLTGMQTKEQLFSILEVETQLLEDNSEMLAVVYQ; the protein is encoded by the coding sequence ATGAACAATAAGCAAATCAGGATCGGCATCGATGTCGGAGGAACCTTCACGGATGCCGTTGCGATAGACAACGAGACCTTTGAGGTGCTGTCCAAGGTCAAAATGCCCACAACGCATCACGATAAACGCGGAGTAGCCAGCGGGATTGTCCAGATCATCCAGCGGGTTATGAGCGAGAACGCCATTCTTCCCGGTGACATCAAGTTCATCGCCCACGGGACGACGCAGGCGACCAACGCCCTGCTCGAAGGTGATGTTGCCCGTGTCGGCATCGTAGGGATGGGCACGGGGCTCGATGCCCGCAGTGCCCGCTCCGAGACCAATGTGGCCAATATCGAGCTGGCTGCCGGTAAATATCTCACCACCTATCACAAGTTCATTGATTCGAAGGAGCTTACGGCTGCAACCATTGATGAGGCGATCGATCAGCTGCTCGCCCAGGGGGCAGAGGTTATTGTGGCCTCGGAGGCCTACAGTGTCGATGACCCGGCCAACGAGCTGATAGTGATGGAAGCGGCGCGCAGCCGGGGCGTATACGCCACCGGCGGACATGAAATCTCCCAGCTGTACGGGCTGAAGACACGGACCCGCACAGCGGTCGTCAATGCAAGCCTGATTCCCAAGATGATGGAGACCGCCAACATGACCGAGCAGGCCGTCAAAGAAGCGGGGATTACCTCCCAGCTGATGATCATGCGTTGCGACGGCGGTGTCATGAGCATCGACGAGGTGCGCAAGCGTCCGATCCTGACCATGCTGTCAGGGCTGGCGGCCGGTGTGGCCGGCGCCCTGATGTATGAGAAGATATCGGACGGTATTTTCTTCGAAGTCGGCGGAACCAGCGTAGATATCTCCGTGATCAAGAACGGCAAGGTCATGATCGAGAACGCCCAGGTGGGCGGACATAAGACGTATCTGCGTTCGCTGGATGTACGGACACTCGCCGTTGCCGGGGGCAGCATGATTCAGATCGGTGGAGGCAAGATCACGGATGTCGGCCCGCGCAGTGCACATATCGCCGGTCTGGAATACGAATGCTTCACCGGTAAGGAGAATCTGGAGCAGCCCGCCATCGGTCTGGTCAGCCCGCGCGAAGGCGATCCGGATTACGTCACCGTCCGCAGTGCAGGCGGGCATGAATATGCGCTGACTCTGGCAGGAGCGGCGAATCTGCTGAACCATGTGCCGGAGGAGGATTATGCCCGCGGGAATATGGAGAGCACAAGAATAGCCTGGCAGGCGCTGGGTGCCCATCTCGGGATGTCTGCGGAAGACGCAGCGAGGGCTGCGATAGATATTGCCATCCGCAAGGTGATGGCTGTGGTGAATCAGATGATCAGCGATTATGAGCTGGACACCGGCTTTATAACGCTGGTGGGCGGCGGAGGCAGCGGAGCGGTGCTGGTTCCGGCCATGGCTGCGAAGGAGGGCTTCAAGCACCAGATTGCCAATAATGCGCCGTATATCTCCACGATCGGCGTGGGCATGGCGATGGTCCGCGAGCAGATCGAGAAGACTGTGGTCGGTGCCACGGAGCGGGATATCAAGCTGATCCGGGCAGAGATTATGGAGAAAATCGTCCAGTCTGGAGCGAATGAGGCTACGGTGGACGTGACGATCGAGATTGATTCGCAGCGCAATATTCTGCGGGCGATCGCCACCGGCTCCACCGAGCTGCGCTCGAAGGATCTGGCCAGCCGTGAGGTGCCGGTGAACGAGCTGATGCTGACGGCAGCGGAAGCGCTGGGCCAGCCGGCGGACAAGACGGAGCTGAAGGCGGCCTCCGGCAGATGGTTCCTGTTCGAGTCCAGCGAGATCAAGAAGTCCATGTTCGGGCTGGTGAAGAAGAAGCTCAGCCATATCGGTGTATTGGACCGCGAGGGCGTGGTGCGCTTCAAGAAGACGAATGCGTATCATCTGGCTTTTTTGAAGAAGAATATGGCCGACCGGTTTGCCTCGTTCCTGGAGGAGAATACGATCTATTCGGATGCCAATGCGACCATCCCTAAGACCTTTGTCTTCTATAAGGAAAAAATGCTCGACCTGACCGGGATGCAGACCAAGGAGCAGCTGTTCTCCATTCTCGAAGTGGAAACACAGCTGCTAGAGGACAACAGTGAAATGCTCGCTGTCGTCTATCAGTAG
- a CDS encoding sensor histidine kinase yields MPFRKGSNQSIYVPLRTKFIVLFCLLITIPFLVIGTISYKKYTAGVERSTVELSNQVVSQININLEHYIKELDRLTLTPLYDEDMMQILRKHSGNGSANTYLTTDETLKMNLFISSLAFDRGEIESILVFTNDGGIFSNLDQSVRKRWDRSMADWMEAVEQEDGGLAILPPHTAAYYTEAKQGIISVARVIREPYTNDMLGIVKVDLTARGFGSIVSTVRSSGSGLLQITGKDQVMLYSGPGGLPDSGESYITASACSSYTGLKVTSLIPRTQLREDARELTNSTLIVSIVALMAAYAAAILLSNRLIKPIAHLQSKMRQVKRGLFLERATVTTSDEIGQLTEGFNTMIGEIDRLVKEVYETRLKEREAELLALQSQIHPHFLYNTLEMVNMLALQGNTRELSGVVTSLGKLLRYTVGHQEQMVYVLDEVKFVEAYLRIQGMRHGDKLQAMIHIDSSFDYCVVPKLILQPLIENVIEHAMGQDKLQLVLTASVEEEDLVLSVKDDGLGITGERMQELEEQLFQNKSRPRPETEQGGFGRIQKGFALRNVHQRLRLLYGEPYGLTLDNTADRGVTVSLRLPMNWEAMNNAGPAGDRQEEA; encoded by the coding sequence ATGCCATTCAGAAAAGGTTCAAACCAATCTATATATGTGCCGCTGCGCACCAAGTTTATCGTATTGTTCTGCCTGCTGATTACGATTCCGTTTCTCGTGATCGGCACCATCAGCTATAAGAAATATACTGCCGGTGTGGAGCGCAGTACCGTCGAGCTCTCCAATCAGGTTGTGAGCCAGATTAATATCAATCTGGAGCATTATATTAAGGAACTGGACCGGCTTACACTTACGCCGCTGTACGATGAGGATATGATGCAGATTCTCCGCAAGCACAGCGGCAACGGCTCGGCGAACACCTATTTAACTACAGATGAGACGCTGAAGATGAATCTGTTTATTTCTTCGCTGGCTTTTGACCGGGGTGAGATTGAGAGCATTCTGGTGTTCACCAATGACGGAGGAATCTTCAGTAATCTGGACCAGAGCGTCAGGAAGCGGTGGGACCGCAGCATGGCAGACTGGATGGAGGCGGTTGAACAGGAGGACGGTGGTCTTGCCATCCTTCCGCCGCATACTGCGGCCTATTATACAGAGGCGAAGCAGGGGATTATCTCCGTGGCCCGGGTTATCCGTGAGCCCTATACGAATGACATGCTGGGGATCGTCAAGGTGGATCTGACGGCGCGGGGGTTCGGTTCGATTGTATCCACAGTGCGTTCGAGCGGGAGCGGTCTGCTGCAGATTACCGGCAAGGATCAGGTTATGCTGTACTCAGGGCCAGGGGGGCTTCCCGATTCGGGCGAATCCTATATTACTGCATCTGCCTGCTCTTCTTATACGGGACTGAAGGTCACCTCGCTGATTCCCCGTACGCAGCTCCGGGAGGACGCACGTGAACTAACGAATTCTACCTTGATTGTCTCCATCGTAGCCCTGATGGCTGCTTATGCGGCGGCAATTTTGCTGTCGAACCGCCTGATTAAGCCGATTGCCCATCTGCAGTCGAAGATGAGGCAGGTGAAGCGGGGGCTGTTCCTGGAGCGGGCGACGGTCACTACGAGCGATGAAATCGGGCAGCTGACCGAAGGCTTCAATACGATGATCGGCGAGATCGACCGTCTGGTCAAAGAGGTCTATGAGACCCGGCTGAAGGAACGGGAAGCCGAACTGCTTGCGCTGCAGAGCCAGATCCATCCGCATTTTCTGTACAATACACTGGAAATGGTGAACATGCTGGCCCTTCAGGGCAATACCCGGGAACTTTCGGGTGTGGTGACCAGTCTCGGGAAGCTGCTGCGCTACACGGTAGGCCATCAGGAGCAGATGGTGTACGTTCTGGATGAGGTGAAATTCGTAGAAGCATATCTGCGGATCCAGGGCATGCGCCATGGAGACAAGCTGCAGGCTATGATCCATATTGACTCTTCTTTTGATTACTGCGTGGTGCCGAAGCTGATTCTGCAGCCGCTGATTGAGAATGTTATTGAGCATGCCATGGGCCAGGACAAGCTGCAGCTTGTCCTAACGGCTTCGGTAGAAGAGGAAGACTTGGTGCTGTCCGTCAAGGATGATGGTCTTGGCATAACCGGTGAACGGATGCAGGAGCTTGAAGAACAGCTGTTTCAGAATAAATCCCGGCCCCGTCCAGAGACGGAGCAGGGCGGCTTCGGCCGGATTCAGAAGGGTTTTGCGCTGCGCAATGTCCATCAGCGGCTCCGGCTGCTCTATGGAGAGCCTTACGGCTTAACTCTTGATAATACGGCAGATCGCGGGGTAACGGTCTCGCTGCGGCTGCCGATGAACTGGGAAGCGATGAACAATGCCGGACCCGCCGGGGACAGGCAGGAGGAGGCGTAA
- a CDS encoding ABC transporter substrate-binding protein: protein MMWTRLLSLMIAVLLAAGCSSGAGRGATDGIAGDGEEAGGSETAAVQEPVKLKFSIWGNDAQKAMVEGLVDEYEQLHPGIEVEIMTIPFADYQQKLSIMLASRTAPDAGWLAERMIPQLLESGQLVDIAAEVKEDPGYNYADIYPSTLDIFKREDRLFGIPFSTPPVLIYYNKDLFLEKGLKTPTELYKEGKWNYEEFLKAARSITDPQRGIYGVKLVRDWNNWSDALLPLFWSHGAELFDSSAEVFALNSPEGKEALQLYSDMMFKDKVHPLPGDELTFDSGRIGMYTDRYSYTSKARAVTDFDWDIAPMPAGVKGTGTSLGYAGVSVFETRHPAEAAEFLKFITSAEAMSVTAQYFVPSRKSVLESDVFLRAASKPSPESIQLAVLDQIADARIAPGHKNWQQIDTKIQMLLDSLYTQSSTVDGLLGQMELEVNPLMK from the coding sequence ATGATGTGGACAAGGCTGCTAAGCCTTATGATTGCGGTGCTGCTGGCCGCCGGCTGCTCCTCAGGGGCAGGAAGAGGGGCGACTGACGGGATAGCCGGGGACGGAGAAGAAGCAGGAGGAAGTGAGACGGCGGCTGTGCAGGAGCCTGTGAAGCTGAAGTTCAGCATCTGGGGCAACGATGCGCAGAAGGCAATGGTTGAGGGCCTGGTGGATGAATATGAACAGCTCCATCCCGGGATTGAGGTAGAGATCATGACGATTCCGTTTGCCGATTATCAGCAGAAGCTGTCGATCATGCTGGCCTCCCGTACCGCGCCGGATGCCGGGTGGCTGGCGGAGCGGATGATTCCCCAGCTGCTGGAATCCGGCCAGCTGGTGGACATTGCGGCAGAGGTCAAAGAAGACCCCGGATATAACTACGCGGATATTTATCCGTCAACGCTTGATATATTCAAGCGGGAGGACAGATTGTTCGGAATCCCCTTCTCCACGCCTCCGGTGCTGATCTATTACAATAAGGACCTGTTCCTTGAGAAAGGTCTGAAGACGCCAACGGAGCTGTATAAGGAAGGAAAATGGAACTACGAGGAATTTCTTAAGGCCGCACGCAGCATCACTGATCCGCAGCGCGGCATCTATGGCGTCAAGCTGGTCCGCGACTGGAACAACTGGTCGGATGCGCTGCTGCCGCTGTTCTGGTCGCATGGCGCGGAGCTGTTTGACAGCAGCGCCGAGGTTTTTGCACTGAATTCCCCGGAAGGGAAAGAGGCGCTGCAGCTCTACAGTGATATGATGTTCAAGGACAAAGTCCATCCGCTTCCGGGCGATGAGCTGACCTTCGACAGCGGCCGGATCGGGATGTATACGGACCGATACAGCTATACCTCGAAGGCCCGCGCGGTTACCGATTTTGATTGGGATATCGCTCCCATGCCGGCAGGTGTGAAGGGTACAGGAACTTCACTCGGCTATGCGGGAGTCTCTGTATTTGAGACCAGGCATCCGGCGGAAGCTGCGGAATTCCTGAAATTCATCACCAGCGCAGAAGCCATGAGCGTTACCGCGCAATATTTCGTCCCGTCCCGGAAATCCGTGCTTGAATCGGATGTATTCCTGAGAGCGGCTTCCAAGCCTTCGCCGGAGAGCATCCAACTGGCCGTACTCGACCAGATCGCCGATGCCCGGATTGCGCCGGGCCATAAGAACTGGCAGCAGATTGATACGAAGATCCAGATGCTGCTGGACAGTCTCTACACGCAAAGCTCCACTGTGGACGGGCTGCTCGGACAAATGGAGCTTGAAGTTAACCCGCTTATGAAATAA
- a CDS encoding Na+/H+ antiporter has protein sequence MELFEYILLMLAAVSLSNLVNRFIPSVSVPIIQIVLGMALTWLPVHFELTLNPELFLLLFIAPLLFNDGRLADKVALWKLKKPILLLALGLVFLTVAVLGYFLHWLLPILPLAAAFALAAALAPTDAIAVGALEQKVKIPHQTMQILEGESLINDASGLVSFQFAVAAMVTGAFSLRTASLSFITISIGGVVLGLLLTLIKYGIVRWLRRLGMENVTLHMLIEILTPFAIFMAAEELGVNGILAVVSAGIAHSFGYKQMNPEVAKLSIVSKSTWSVIIFVLNGLVFLLLGTQLPEIIRTVWNNPHIGNFQVIMYTLLLTAAVLGLRLIWMLIMDIPEGEEPRGHWKLEFKKALILTLSGVRGTITLASTMSLPFFLDDGTRFPARDLIIFLAAGVISWTLLASNYLLPLLLGKENEAEHNAEEIEAKIEILRNVVAGLNDQATDDSRMALSHLISTYTSRIRMLKKNEAAEEMERILGVTSLKWQREYTLTVMKQRQVNPYTAYRYLNRLNKQLFMHTRDPEYRNELVPIRSWEEFVGVIQQVRLSRQERREEWNRLQSANFAYVLEKLRELQSKGDTEPEAVSAMIMRYERGQRRLTRTESLSSTKREFEEALQELSRAGIQLERDNIQLMFESGRISRASMKEMKRDILFMEHELREEMG, from the coding sequence TTGGAATTATTTGAGTATATTTTGCTGATGCTGGCAGCGGTCTCGTTGTCCAATCTGGTGAACCGGTTTATCCCCTCGGTTTCCGTGCCCATCATTCAGATTGTGCTGGGGATGGCTTTGACCTGGCTGCCTGTGCATTTTGAACTGACATTGAACCCGGAGCTGTTTCTGCTGCTCTTCATTGCTCCCTTATTGTTCAACGACGGCAGGCTTGCGGATAAAGTGGCATTATGGAAGCTGAAGAAGCCCATATTGCTGCTTGCGCTGGGCCTGGTCTTCCTGACGGTAGCTGTCCTGGGTTACTTCCTGCATTGGCTGCTGCCCATTCTACCTTTAGCTGCGGCGTTTGCCCTGGCGGCGGCACTTGCCCCTACGGATGCCATCGCTGTAGGCGCGTTGGAGCAGAAGGTCAAAATCCCGCATCAGACGATGCAAATTCTCGAAGGGGAATCCTTGATCAACGACGCTTCGGGTCTGGTCTCGTTTCAGTTTGCCGTGGCCGCCATGGTCACCGGGGCATTCTCCCTCAGAACAGCCAGCCTGAGCTTCATTACCATTTCAATCGGCGGTGTCGTGCTGGGGCTGCTGCTCACGCTGATTAAATACGGGATAGTCAGATGGCTGCGCAGACTCGGGATGGAGAACGTTACGTTACATATGCTGATTGAGATTCTGACGCCCTTTGCAATTTTTATGGCGGCAGAGGAGCTGGGAGTCAATGGAATCCTGGCCGTCGTCAGCGCAGGTATTGCCCATTCCTTCGGCTATAAGCAGATGAATCCCGAGGTGGCTAAGCTGAGCATCGTGTCCAAAAGCACCTGGTCCGTCATTATCTTCGTCTTGAACGGCCTGGTCTTCCTGCTGCTCGGCACACAGCTGCCGGAGATTATACGGACGGTCTGGAACAATCCGCATATCGGAAATTTCCAGGTAATCATGTATACGTTACTACTAACAGCGGCCGTTCTTGGCCTGCGCCTGATCTGGATGCTGATTATGGATATTCCCGAAGGGGAGGAGCCGCGGGGACACTGGAAGCTGGAGTTCAAGAAAGCCCTCATTCTCACTCTGTCGGGAGTCCGGGGAACAATCACACTCGCGAGTACGATGTCACTGCCGTTCTTTCTGGATGACGGTACCCGGTTTCCGGCCAGGGATCTGATTATTTTTCTTGCGGCGGGTGTGATTAGTTGGACCCTGCTGGCGTCCAACTATCTGCTGCCGCTGTTGCTTGGCAAAGAAAATGAAGCCGAGCATAATGCCGAAGAGATAGAGGCCAAAATTGAAATTCTGCGTAACGTAGTCGCCGGTCTAAACGATCAGGCTACGGATGATTCCAGAATGGCCCTGAGCCACTTGATCAGCACCTACACCTCCAGAATCCGCATGCTGAAGAAGAATGAAGCTGCAGAGGAAATGGAGCGGATACTTGGTGTTACTTCGCTCAAGTGGCAAAGAGAGTACACCCTGACTGTGATGAAGCAGCGGCAGGTGAACCCTTACACGGCCTACCGTTATCTTAATCGGCTGAACAAGCAGCTGTTTATGCACACCCGTGATCCGGAGTACAGGAATGAACTGGTTCCAATCAGAAGCTGGGAAGAGTTTGTAGGTGTGATTCAGCAGGTGCGTCTGAGCAGGCAGGAACGGCGTGAGGAATGGAACCGGCTGCAGTCCGCCAATTTTGCATACGTCTTGGAGAAGCTGAGAGAGCTGCAAAGTAAGGGGGACACCGAACCCGAAGCGGTCAGTGCCATGATTATGCGCTATGAACGGGGGCAAAGGAGATTGACCCGTACGGAGTCACTCTCCTCCACCAAACGGGAGTTTGAAGAGGCTCTGCAGGAGCTGTCCAGAGCAGGGATTCAGCTGGAGCGTGACAACATTCAGCTGATGTTCGAGAGCGGACGTATTTCCAGAGCTAGCATGAAGGAAATGAAACGTGATATCCTGTTTATGGAGCATGAATTGAGGGAAGAAATGGGCTAA
- a CDS encoding CueP family metal-binding protein, translated as MRKQIVAGTCAVVAAIGIFIYAGSGERDTADVEGAQGSSQPVSQAAAQDIKQMVSDYSSRALTSQSASITSTQLIVDSGGPNEVTYALPENEFFLSVAPYVQKTHPCATHSLTGCQGEMAGQEFDVYIEDAEGKEVMKQTLKSQPNGFIDLWLPRDQKLQITVTHDGKQAKTEVSTFESDDTCLTTMQLS; from the coding sequence ATGCGAAAACAAATCGTGGCGGGCACATGTGCAGTGGTTGCGGCAATCGGAATCTTTATTTATGCCGGAAGCGGGGAACGGGATACGGCGGACGTCGAAGGGGCGCAGGGAAGCAGCCAGCCGGTCAGTCAGGCGGCCGCTCAGGACATTAAGCAAATGGTGTCTGATTACAGCTCGCGCGCGCTGACATCCCAATCCGCCTCCATCACCTCCACCCAGCTCATCGTGGACAGCGGCGGACCAAATGAAGTCACCTATGCTTTGCCGGAGAACGAATTCTTCCTGTCAGTTGCCCCGTATGTGCAGAAGACGCATCCGTGTGCTACACACAGCCTGACCGGTTGCCAGGGGGAAATGGCGGGTCAGGAATTCGACGTATACATTGAAGATGCCGAAGGCAAGGAAGTGATGAAGCAGACCTTGAAGTCTCAGCCTAACGGGTTCATCGACCTTTGGCTCCCGCGCGACCAGAAGCTTCAGATCACCGTCACGCATGACGGGAAACAAGCCAAGACCGAAGTATCCACCTTTGAGAGCGATGACACCTGTCTTACGACGATGCAATTAAGTTAA
- a CDS encoding sensor histidine kinase, with protein MKRITRVFHNWSVTSKFVGVFVLILTVSSIITGVIIYLQAYNSAISQARSVMEQNLLQTKTTIDEKVDMIENISEIIAFDSRIQTLLDSAFINESFQLQDYRYNVAPIVDNIMRQNTYIHSIHVYMNNPTIPEIFELYDGFYSMNRIRGDGEYERFMKDSQNSTDWRGLHLEKLLTTRPDVEAKADVFSYNRKILSGRNNEVNGLVEIEVTQSVLFQPLEDANPEVGSVLVLDNNNKVASNNNNRLTDEMVKQLTGVMPGDNSSLNMLATVGGVRSIVIAVPLTGPDQRLVGVFPVSNFVDKVNQSIRTSFMVLIAALIILSLLVYYLTVKLLSRMKVLLKAMKQVREGSIDVSVPVVWNDEFTQMALSFNHMTARIHDLVETVYKSELLEKDAELKALESQINPHFLYNTLATISWVARKAKAPDIVKLSDSMAKFYRLVLNKGNSETLVANELDMVGAYLAIQKFRFEDRFDAVFEVEEGVRNCYTLKNILQPLVENALIHGIEPKRSHGTIIIKAALEGGLVVIRIIDDGVGMPRDMIQAVIEGKVLNTRGSGFAIANITKRLRAFYGESQHIELYSRQGIGTVITLSFAARGMNNV; from the coding sequence ATGAAGCGGATCACCCGGGTTTTTCACAATTGGAGTGTGACCTCGAAGTTTGTGGGAGTCTTTGTTCTGATTCTGACGGTCTCGTCCATCATCACAGGGGTCATCATTTATCTGCAGGCGTACAATTCAGCTATTTCCCAGGCGCGGAGCGTGATGGAACAGAATCTGCTGCAGACCAAGACCACGATCGATGAAAAGGTGGACATGATTGAGAACATTTCGGAGATCATCGCTTTTGATTCGAGGATTCAGACGCTGCTGGACAGCGCTTTTATTAATGAGAGCTTTCAGCTTCAGGACTACCGTTACAACGTTGCCCCGATTGTAGACAACATTATGCGGCAGAATACGTACATCCATTCGATTCATGTCTATATGAATAATCCGACAATTCCGGAGATCTTCGAGCTGTATGATGGCTTTTACAGCATGAACCGTATTCGCGGGGATGGGGAGTATGAAAGGTTTATGAAGGATTCCCAGAACTCTACGGACTGGCGGGGGCTGCATTTAGAGAAGCTGCTGACAACGAGGCCTGACGTGGAAGCCAAAGCCGATGTCTTCTCGTATAACCGGAAGATACTCTCCGGACGCAATAATGAGGTTAACGGGCTGGTCGAAATAGAGGTGACACAAAGTGTGCTGTTCCAGCCGCTGGAGGATGCCAACCCGGAGGTTGGAAGCGTTCTCGTCCTCGACAATAATAATAAGGTTGCTTCCAATAACAACAATAGGCTGACCGATGAGATGGTTAAGCAGCTGACTGGGGTGATGCCCGGGGATAACAGCAGTCTGAATATGCTGGCAACGGTAGGCGGGGTCAGGTCCATAGTGATTGCGGTACCGCTTACAGGCCCCGATCAGCGTCTTGTGGGTGTTTTTCCGGTCAGCAACTTCGTGGATAAAGTGAACCAGTCGATTCGGACCAGCTTCATGGTGCTGATTGCCGCACTCATTATACTGAGCCTGCTGGTGTATTATCTGACGGTGAAGCTGCTGTCACGCATGAAGGTGCTGCTGAAGGCGATGAAGCAGGTGCGGGAAGGCTCCATTGACGTATCGGTTCCCGTAGTCTGGAATGATGAGTTCACCCAGATGGCACTTAGCTTCAACCATATGACTGCCCGGATCCATGATCTGGTCGAGACCGTGTACAAATCCGAGCTGCTGGAAAAAGATGCCGAGCTCAAAGCGCTGGAGTCCCAGATCAATCCGCATTTCCTGTACAATACGCTTGCGACGATTTCCTGGGTGGCCCGCAAGGCAAAGGCGCCGGATATCGTGAAGCTGTCGGATTCCATGGCCAAATTCTACCGGCTGGTACTGAACAAAGGGAATTCGGAGACCCTGGTGGCGAATGAGCTTGATATGGTGGGGGCCTATCTGGCGATTCAGAAGTTCAGGTTCGAGGACCGGTTTGATGCGGTTTTTGAAGTGGAGGAGGGGGTCAGAAACTGTTATACGCTGAAGAATATTTTGCAGCCGTTGGTGGAGAATGCACTGATTCACGGGATAGAACCTAAGCGTTCACACGGCACCATCATCATCAAAGCAGCACTGGAAGGCGGTCTGGTGGTCATCCGTATCATCGACGATGGTGTAGGCATGCCGCGGGATATGATCCAGGCTGTCATTGAAGGCAAGGTTCTCAATACACGGGGTAGCGGATTTGCGATTGCCAATATAACCAAACGCCTTCGGGCCTTTTATGGGGAATCCCAGCATATTGAACTTTACAGCAGACAGGGGATTGGAACGGTTATTACCTTGTCTTTTGCAGCCAGGGGGATGAACAATGTTTAG